From the genome of Nakamurella flavida:
TGGGCGCGTCGGGGGTGAGCAGCTCACCCGCCGGCCACACCGACCCGTCGGCATCGGTGATCAGCAGCCGACCGAGGACGTCCGGGTCGGTCCGCGCGCCCGCCTCGACGAGATCGAGGACCATCGAGCTGAACGGTTCCTCCTCGTCCGGGTCGGGTTCGGTGTCGCCGTGCTCGAGATCGTCGTGTCGGCGCAGGATCTCGGCGTGGAGGGCGGGGTGCCCCAGCACGGAGTCCGGCTCGGCCGGCACGGCGCCGAGCCGCACGAGCAGGGGGTGCACGGCGTCGGGGTGGACGACGGGCAGCGCCGGGACGAGCCGGCCGGCCCGCGCGGTCGATGCGTCACCGTCGGCGGGCAGCAGCGCGCCGCGGGCCCCGACGGCCCGTCGGCCGGAGACGAGCGGCACCGGGATGTCGGCCAGTTCGGCCGGGTCCTGCTCGGCGAGCGCGTCGTAGACCGACCGCCAGAACGACGGCTCCCGGTCCAGCCCGGCCAGCGCACCGGTCACCTCCGCGGGGGTGAGGGTGCGGACGCCGAGGGCGCGGAGCGCGGCCATGGCCGCGGTTCCCGAGACCGGGGGCAACAGACCGGGGACCGCTTCGCCGACCAGCACGGCGCCCTCGGCGCGCAGCCCGGGGAGGACCACCGCCCGGTCGGCGGTCACCCCCTCGCCGGTGACGGAGGTCAGGACGGGACTGGTGCGCAGGCCGGCCAGCACGCCGTCCCGCAGCCGGCCGTCGACGGTGCCGAGCGGGAAGCCGACGGCCGGCACCAGATCCAGCCGCCGGTCGGCGTCCACGGTGGCCAGCAGGTCCAGGTACGCGACGACCGCCGCGTCGAGCAGGAGATCGGTGATCGGGTCGTCGGCCAGCCGGCGGCGGGTGTCGTCCACCGGGAACCGCCCGATCAGCAGGGCCGGGAAGCTGATCGGTTCGTCGGTGGGGGTGGGGGCGCCGACGGTCCGCCCGGCCGCGGACCGGGCGGTCCGGGGCACCACGGAGGTGCCGTCCTGGTCCGGGGTCGCCGGGTCCAGCTCGAGGACCCAGCGGACGAACGCGTCGGGCCGGACGCGTTCCTCCACCGGCCGGTGCGCGAGCAACGCGGCGGGAAGAGGGACGGCGACGTCGACGACCAGGAATCGTTCGTCCAGCCCGTCCCGGGTGAGCACGACGATCCCGTCGGGCTCGTCGCGGCGGCGGATGGTCCCACCGGCGGTGTCGATCTCCGCCAGGCCGGGCAGGGCCCAGAAGAGGCCGGCGAGGTCGTCGGTGGGGGCGAGCCAGCCCGCGACGTCCGCCGGGGTGTCGCGCAGCGGCAGGCGGATCTCGGTGGCGTACCCGGGTGGCGGCCGCTCCCCGTCCGGGCCGGGCCAGGGCAGCCGCAGGGCCGGCACCTGGCCGCCCCGTCGGTCGACCTCTGCGGCCAGACCGGTGTGCCCGGACCCGACGCCCCCGGTACCGGAGACCAGCTCTGCGGTGCGGGCCCGGTCGAAGGCGACGGAACCGGTGGTGGAGACGACCCGGGGCGCGTCCGAGACGTCCAGGACCGCGGTGAACCCCACCCCGAACCGTCCGACGCCGGACCCGTCCCGCTTGGCCGAGGCCCGCAGGGACGCCAGCGCGGCGACACCGTCGGCGGTGAGGGGCGCACCGGTGTTGGCCACCCGCAGCTCGTCGTCCTGGATCCGGATGCGGATCCGTCCCGGCACGCCGGCGGCCACGGCGGCATCCACCCCGTTGGCGGTGAGCTCCACGAGCACCCGCCCCGCGTAGCCGCCGACGGCCAGCGACTCCTCGGCGTTCGCGTCCTCCCGGAACCGGGCCGGCGAGGCCCGCCACGCGGCGAGGACGACCTCGCGCAGTGCCGCGGTGCCGAACGGGTCGCCGCCCGGACTACCGCTGATCGTCGGCGGTGGGATCGGCAGCGGAACCGGACGCGTCGGCGGCGGCAGTGACATCGGCAGTGACATCGGCGTCGGTAGCGACATCGGCATCGGCATCGCCATCGGCCACGAGGTCGTCGGCCGGCTCGAGGGAGGTCGTGTCAAAGAGAGACTCCGTGGCCGGTTCGGTGACGGGCGCGAGGTCGGAATCCTCGGTGGTCACCGGGGTTCCGGTCATCGGAGCCTCGGACGCCGGAGCCTCGGACAGGACCGCGTCCGCGGACACCACCGCGTCCTCGACGACGGGTTCGCTGTCGGAGATCTCCAGCGGTCCGTCGATCGGCACCTCGTCGGTGGGCACCTCGTCGAGCGACACCTGATCGAGCACCGCCTCGTCGAACGGCACCTCGTCGCTCGCTGCGCCGTCGGTGGCCGTCGGATCGGGGACGACCACGTCGGTCTCGCCCTGCTCGGTCGCACTCCCGTCGGAGGGCTGCTCGTCGGCCACGTTCTCGGACACGGCCTGGTCGGACGCGTCGACCTCGGTCCCGCCCTCGTCATCGAAAAGGGGCTCGGTGACGACGGAGTCCGCGGTGTCCGTGGGGGCCGACCCGCCGGCGCCGCCCTGATCCGTGCCGCCTTCGACGGTGCCGTGGTCGTCCGTGCTCACCACCTCGGCCCCGTCCACGGCATCCACCGCACCGACTTCTGCGCGATCGTCGTCCACGACGGCCGCGTTCCCGCCCCGCCGGTAGACGTCCAGCACCCCGTCGTCCAGGGCGATGTCCGGGAGCGCCGAGAGCATCGGCATGTCGATCTCGGTCTCGGAATGGGCGCCGCAGCCGAAGGCGGCGTCGACGACGCGGCCGTCGGCGGGGGAGAACTCGTTCGCGCAGGCCCCCAGGGCGGCGCCGAGGGCACCGGCGAGCGGGACGTAGAAACCGCAGCTGATGCAGGAGGCCGGGGCCTGTTCGGCCATCGCGGTCTCCGGGCCGAACTCGCCGGCGTGCCAGCGTTCGGCGGCGTCGAGCCGGCCGAGGATGCCGAGCACGCGGGTCCGGCCGAGGCCGACCTCCAGCGCGACGTCCTCGATGGCGGGGTCGTCGGACTCCAGGTAACCGGGGACCAGCCGTTCGTCGTCCGGGCCGACGGGGTGCAGGTCACCGGGGCCGACGTCCTGGCCGCGGACCCGCTCGGCCCACGGCAGCCACGGCGGCGGGACCAGTGCCTCGTCGCCGGGGAGCAGCAGCACCTCGCTGACGGTCGGGGCGTCGTCACCGACCTGGGCCACCGTGACCGACCAGCGCCAGCCCCGGTAGCCGGGATCGAGCGCGGCGAAGGAGAGGGTGCTGGCGACGTCGTCCTCGGCGCGGGACCCGAGGAAGTCACCGACCCGATCCGCCGATCCGGCCTCCTCCTGGGCGACCCGCCGGGCCAGCTCGAGGAGGGACCCGTCGACCGGGGTGTCGACCGGGCCCGACGTCTCGGACGGGGCGGTGGAGTCGACGGGCGACGAGGGGGCGATCACGCAGGCCATGATGCCGCACGTCAGCCCGGTCCGGAGCCCGCGGGCACGTCCGTCCGGCCCGCACGCGGAGCGACCGGCACCGTCGGGACCGGCCCGGTGGGGCAGGATGGGCGGGTGGACAGGCCCGGCGGAGATCAGGGAGCCGTGGACGACGGTTCCTGGGATCGTCCCCGCGCTCCCGACCGACCTGCCGACGAGGCCGCCGACACCACCGAGACCGTCCACCTGCCGCGCCGACCGCCTGCGCTGCCCCGTCCGGCCTCCGGACCACGCGACGCCGAACCGCCGCGGCAGTGGACCCGTCGCGCCGACGGCGAGCGGCGCCCGGGTCCCCGCCCCCCGGTCACCGGCGGCCATCTGCCCCCGTACGTGCCCCCGCTGGCGCCCGGGCCGGACGACCAGCGCACCACCGCACTCCCCCGCTCACCGGGGCGCGGTGCCCATCTCCCGCCGTACCGCGAGCCGCTGCGCCCGCCGGCCGGCCCGACGGGACCGCCACCGGACACGAGCCGGACCGGCACCCGGAACGGCCGCGGGCCGGACGAGGCGTCCACACCGTTCCCGAAGAAGGTCACGGTCACCCGGGTCGCCGCGTGGCGCAGCCGCGAGCTGACCAACCGCGGCGTGCAGATGTTCCGGCGGGCGGCCACCGCGGACGGCGCCGACCGGTCGGGGCTGACCAACCTCACCTACGCCGTCATGGGCAACTACGCGGTGGACGCCGCCCTGGCCGTGGCCCTGGCCAACACCCTCTTCTTCGCGGCGGCCACCGCGGAGTCCACCGGCAAGGTGCTGCTGTACCTGTTGATCACGGTGGCCCCGTTCGCGGTGATCGCGCCCTTCATCGGCCCGGCGCTGGACCGCCTGCAGCACGGTCGCCGCGTCGCGCTGGCCGCATCGAGCTTCGCCCGGGCCGTGCTCGCCTTGATCATGGTGTTCCAGTTCGACACGTGGGCGCTGTACCCGTGCGCCCTGGGGATGCTGGTGCTGTCCAAGTCGTTCGGGGTGCTCAAGGCCGCCTTGACCCCGCGGGTGCTGCCCGAGCAGAGCACGCTGACCAAGACCAACTCCCGGCTCACCGTCTTCGGGTTGATGGCCGGCGGGGTGTGCGGCGCGCTGGCCGCCGGCCTGTCCGCGGTCTTCGGCTCGGGCGGGGCGCTCTGGTTCACCGCGGCCCTCGCCGTGGGCGGCGGGCTGCTGTGCCTGCGCATCCCGGCGTGGGTGGAGTCGACCGCCGGCGAGGTGCCCGTCGAGGCCGTGGTGACCGGGAAGGGCGCGACGTTCCCCGTCCAGGTCACCACGACCCTCTGGGCCAACGGCACCATCCGGGTGGAGACGGGGTTCCTCGCCCTGTTCATCGCGTTCGTGGTGAAGAGCGAGTACCCGACCGCCGGCGGATTCACCCAGCTGCTGCTGCTCGGGGTGGTCGGCGCAGCGGCCGGTCTCGGCGGATTCCTCGGCAACGCCCTGGGCGCCCGGATCCCGCTGCGCACCCCGGACCTGACGGCGCTGCTCGCCCTGGGCGCGGTGACCCTGACCACCCTGGTCGCCGTGCTGGCCCCCGGTCTGGCCACGGCCGCCGTGGTCGGCCTGGTCGGATCGACGGCGTCGTCGCTGGCCAAGGTCTGCCTGGACTCGTCACTGCAGCACCACCTGCCGGAGGCGAGTCGGGCGTCGGCCTTCGGCCGCAGCGAGACCGTCCTGCAGCTGTCGTGGGTGTTCGGCGGCGTCGTCGGACTGCTCATCGGCGGGGTGTGGTCGTTCGGGCACGACGAGGTCTACTCCGTCGGCTTCGGCGTGGTCACCGCGTTCCTGGCCGTCGGCCTGCTGCAGACCTGGCTGGTGCGGTCGGGCCGCACGATCGTCCCGGCCGGCGTCCGGCTGCCCCGCCCACGCTTCGGCCGCCGCCACCCCCGCACCGACCTGGCCCCCGCGGACCCGACCGCGCCCACCACCCGCACCGCACCCCCGACCGTCCCGCACGAGACCCCGCCGTCGACCACCCGGGGACCGATCCCCGGCCGCCCCCGTCGTCGCTCCGCCCGCACCCCGAAGGACAGACCCTGATGGACCGCCGCTCCCCGTCCCGCCTGCTCCGCCTGACCGGCGCCGCTGCCCTGGTGCTGGCCCTGAGCGCCTGCCAGGCCCCCCGCCCGGACGTCACCTTCTACGGCAACCGCACCGCCGTGGAGTCGGGGTACACCCTGTGGTGCTCGCCCAACCAGGACCGCACGCAGTTCGAGTGCGACCAGCCGCACGGGCCCGACGGGGAGGCACGCCTGTCGTTGCGACCAGGGCAGAGCGTGCAGATCAACGTGCCGGACGCCATCGCGGAGCAGCCCTGGTTGGCCACCTTCGTCTACCGCACGGCGGACGGTGAGCAGCTGCAGGGACGCTCGGAGGTCCTCGACGATCACGACCTGTCCTACACGCTGACTCCGATCGAGTCCGGCGATCAGCTGCTCCGGGTCGAGGTGGTGACCGGTTTCGAGGTCGGCCCGCAGACCACTGCCGACCCCAACAGCACCGGCTTCGACATCGGGGCGACCCGGAGCTGGGTGCTCACCGTCGACCCGTCCGCCTGACCCGTAGTCGGACACCGGCACCCGCACACGCAACAGGGCCCGGCACCATCGGTGCCGGGCCCTGCTGCGTCTCTGGTGGTGCGCTGTCCTGTGGTGCGCTGCAGCTGCGCTCAGGCGTCGAGCTCGTTGGCCACGGCGCGCAGCACGGTGGCGATGCGTCCGCCCATGGCCCGCTCGGGGTAGCGCCCCCGGCGCAGGTCCGGGAGCGCCTTGGACTCGAGCA
Proteins encoded in this window:
- a CDS encoding sacsin N-terminal ATP-binding-like domain-containing protein, producing the protein MSLPPPTRPVPLPIPPPTISGSPGGDPFGTAALREVVLAAWRASPARFREDANAEESLAVGGYAGRVLVELTANGVDAAVAAGVPGRIRIRIQDDELRVANTGAPLTADGVAALASLRASAKRDGSGVGRFGVGFTAVLDVSDAPRVVSTTGSVAFDRARTAELVSGTGGVGSGHTGLAAEVDRRGGQVPALRLPWPGPDGERPPPGYATEIRLPLRDTPADVAGWLAPTDDLAGLFWALPGLAEIDTAGGTIRRRDEPDGIVVLTRDGLDERFLVVDVAVPLPAALLAHRPVEERVRPDAFVRWVLELDPATPDQDGTSVVPRTARSAAGRTVGAPTPTDEPISFPALLIGRFPVDDTRRRLADDPITDLLLDAAVVAYLDLLATVDADRRLDLVPAVGFPLGTVDGRLRDGVLAGLRTSPVLTSVTGEGVTADRAVVLPGLRAEGAVLVGEAVPGLLPPVSGTAAMAALRALGVRTLTPAEVTGALAGLDREPSFWRSVYDALAEQDPAELADIPVPLVSGRRAVGARGALLPADGDASTARAGRLVPALPVVHPDAVHPLLVRLGAVPAEPDSVLGHPALHAEILRRHDDLEHGDTEPDPDEEEPFSSMVLDLVEAGARTDPDVLGRLLITDADGSVWPAGELLTPDAPIAALLVDDADLPTVDGNWLDRYPAAVLTAVGVRDGFRVLTLHAPTDPQDAPDSLPDLDLWWDEVVGEQAPPETLVALADLDLVRDDSWPQALALIAADPAALDAVDDPSTSVSYTRWWLARNAAVDGVPLRHHRTADAADLTGLFDLLPVELPPRLAARLGVCDSLDRAVADDPAEVLHRWADPDRTVPPALVGPLTRSLAGALDARAGTGRGSPELPDRARVLSGGTAAADDVLVLDAPWWAQVLPADRIVPGADDPELVARALDLALATEEDARVGWAGSGPGTSDITAQLAAALAALGPAAAGADIRAVAGLRVEWAGRSRPVTWWGAPDGSTLWVDGSAAAVGRAAAWACGRWADRHLAVAAAAGDDTALAEYAVGSPARDGDGTYQRS
- a CDS encoding DUF3027 domain-containing protein is translated as MIAPSSPVDSTAPSETSGPVDTPVDGSLLELARRVAQEEAGSADRVGDFLGSRAEDDVASTLSFAALDPGYRGWRWSVTVAQVGDDAPTVSEVLLLPGDEALVPPPWLPWAERVRGQDVGPGDLHPVGPDDERLVPGYLESDDPAIEDVALEVGLGRTRVLGILGRLDAAERWHAGEFGPETAMAEQAPASCISCGFYVPLAGALGAALGACANEFSPADGRVVDAAFGCGAHSETEIDMPMLSALPDIALDDGVLDVYRRGGNAAVVDDDRAEVGAVDAVDGAEVVSTDDHGTVEGGTDQGGAGGSAPTDTADSVVTEPLFDDEGGTEVDASDQAVSENVADEQPSDGSATEQGETDVVVPDPTATDGAASDEVPFDEAVLDQVSLDEVPTDEVPIDGPLEISDSEPVVEDAVVSADAVLSEAPASEAPMTGTPVTTEDSDLAPVTEPATESLFDTTSLEPADDLVADGDADADVATDADVTADVTAAADASGSAADPTADDQR
- a CDS encoding MFS transporter — protein: MDRPGGDQGAVDDGSWDRPRAPDRPADEAADTTETVHLPRRPPALPRPASGPRDAEPPRQWTRRADGERRPGPRPPVTGGHLPPYVPPLAPGPDDQRTTALPRSPGRGAHLPPYREPLRPPAGPTGPPPDTSRTGTRNGRGPDEASTPFPKKVTVTRVAAWRSRELTNRGVQMFRRAATADGADRSGLTNLTYAVMGNYAVDAALAVALANTLFFAAATAESTGKVLLYLLITVAPFAVIAPFIGPALDRLQHGRRVALAASSFARAVLALIMVFQFDTWALYPCALGMLVLSKSFGVLKAALTPRVLPEQSTLTKTNSRLTVFGLMAGGVCGALAAGLSAVFGSGGALWFTAALAVGGGLLCLRIPAWVESTAGEVPVEAVVTGKGATFPVQVTTTLWANGTIRVETGFLALFIAFVVKSEYPTAGGFTQLLLLGVVGAAAGLGGFLGNALGARIPLRTPDLTALLALGAVTLTTLVAVLAPGLATAAVVGLVGSTASSLAKVCLDSSLQHHLPEASRASAFGRSETVLQLSWVFGGVVGLLIGGVWSFGHDEVYSVGFGVVTAFLAVGLLQTWLVRSGRTIVPAGVRLPRPRFGRRHPRTDLAPADPTAPTTRTAPPTVPHETPPSTTRGPIPGRPRRRSARTPKDRP
- a CDS encoding DUF2771 family protein, translating into MDRRSPSRLLRLTGAAALVLALSACQAPRPDVTFYGNRTAVESGYTLWCSPNQDRTQFECDQPHGPDGEARLSLRPGQSVQINVPDAIAEQPWLATFVYRTADGEQLQGRSEVLDDHDLSYTLTPIESGDQLLRVEVVTGFEVGPQTTADPNSTGFDIGATRSWVLTVDPSA